The following proteins are encoded in a genomic region of Alphaproteobacteria bacterium:
- the hemJ gene encoding protoporphyrinogen oxidase HemJ translates to MYLWIKALHVVAVIAWMAGMLYLPRLYVYHAEAAPGSDRIEIFKIMERRLLRYIVNPAMIAAMIFGFWMLALDPGILHQGWMHVKLTLVIAMTALHGMFARWRRDFAEGRNKKSPRFYRIVNEAVTLLMIGIVIMAVVKPF, encoded by the coding sequence ATGTATCTCTGGATCAAAGCCCTGCATGTCGTCGCCGTCATCGCCTGGATGGCGGGGATGCTGTATCTGCCACGGCTTTACGTCTATCACGCGGAAGCTGCGCCAGGTTCCGACCGGATCGAGATTTTCAAGATCATGGAGCGGCGCCTGCTGCGCTATATCGTCAACCCGGCGATGATCGCGGCGATGATTTTCGGGTTTTGGATGCTGGCGCTCGATCCGGGAATTTTGCATCAGGGCTGGATGCATGTGAAACTGACCCTCGTCATCGCCATGACCGCGCTGCACGGCATGTTCGCGCGCTGGCGGCGGGATTTCGCCGAAGGCCGCAATAAAAAGTCACCGCGCTTTTACCGTATCGTCAATGAAGCCGTGACGCTTTTGATGATCGGAATCGTCATCATGGCCGTGGTGAAGCCGTTTTGA
- the hemH gene encoding ferrochelatase codes for MKIAVVLFNLGGPDSLDAVEPFLRNLFSDPKILRLPWLIRAPLATWIARRRVKTARGIYASIGGASPLLPNTEAQAKALEAALGDLGEVKSFIAMRYWHPRAEETARRVAEFSPDEIILLPLYPQFSTTTTASSYAEWRREAKRAGLTARTRMICCYPEEAGFIETMAASIRAAYAEASAHGRPRLLFSAHGLPEKIIRAGDPYQAQCERTAAALVRALAIPGLDWVSCYQSRVGPLKWIGPATEAEIARAGRDKVPVIVAPVAFVSEHVETLVELDIEYRHLAMQGGAPFYARVPAVSTAPRFIAGLDGLVRAALAGDKTVCGPEGKRICAREFCGCPQ; via the coding sequence ATGAAAATCGCGGTCGTTCTGTTCAATCTCGGCGGGCCGGACAGCCTTGACGCGGTCGAGCCTTTTCTTCGCAACCTGTTTAGCGATCCGAAAATCTTGCGCCTGCCCTGGCTGATCCGTGCGCCGCTGGCGACATGGATCGCCCGCAGGCGGGTCAAAACCGCGCGGGGGATATATGCCAGCATCGGCGGCGCGTCGCCGCTGCTGCCGAATACCGAAGCTCAGGCAAAGGCGCTGGAAGCGGCGCTTGGCGATCTCGGCGAGGTCAAAAGCTTCATCGCCATGCGTTACTGGCATCCGAGGGCCGAAGAAACCGCGCGCCGGGTCGCGGAATTTTCTCCCGATGAGATTATTCTGCTGCCGCTTTACCCGCAATTCTCCACCACGACCACGGCCTCGAGCTATGCCGAATGGCGGCGCGAGGCGAAGCGCGCCGGTCTGACGGCGCGGACCAGGATGATATGCTGCTATCCCGAAGAGGCTGGCTTTATCGAAACCATGGCCGCTTCGATCCGCGCGGCCTATGCCGAGGCTTCGGCGCACGGCAGGCCGCGCCTGCTGTTCTCGGCGCACGGCTTGCCGGAAAAAATTATCCGGGCGGGCGACCCCTATCAGGCGCAATGCGAGCGCACGGCGGCCGCCCTCGTCCGTGCGCTGGCGATCCCCGGCCTCGACTGGGTAAGCTGCTATCAAAGCCGCGTCGGCCCGCTCAAATGGATCGGCCCGGCGACCGAAGCGGAAATCGCGCGCGCCGGACGCGATAAGGTTCCGGTGATCGTCGCGCCGGTCGCCTTCGTCTCGGAACATGTGGAGACCCTGGTCGAGCTCGATATAGAATACCGGCATCTGGCGATGCAAGGCGGCGCGCCGTTTTACGCGCGGGTGCCCGCCGTCAGCACGGCGCCGCGTTTCATCGCCGGTCTTGACGGTCTTGTGCGCGCCGCGCTGGCGGGCGATAAAACCGTTTGCGGGCCGGAAGGAAAACGGATTTGCGCCAGGGAATTTTGCGGCTGCCCCCAATGA
- the hemE gene encoding uroporphyrinogen decarboxylase, translated as MIKKLLQVLDGQSAAVPPVWLMRQAGRYLPEYRATRKQAGGFLDLCFNPELAAEVTLQPIRRFDFDAAIIFADILLLPHALGRNLTFTEGEGPRLNPLRGMKEIESNDAGNRLDQVFESLRRVRKILAPDKALIGFCGAPWTVACYMIDGQGGGGFPETKVFSTEKREEFLYLLDFLADASADYLCRQIEAGADAVQIFDSWAGLATEESFHDFIIAPTRKITALVRKKIPGAKIIGFPRGAGKNYRNYVKQTGIDAVGLDQDVALEQAVELQRDIVVQGNLAPEILTEGGGAMRRAVADILERLGGKPFIFNLGHGISKETPPDHVAELVRLVRGGSQ; from the coding sequence ATGATTAAAAAATTACTTCAGGTCCTTGACGGTCAATCGGCGGCGGTTCCTCCCGTCTGGCTGATGCGCCAGGCCGGACGCTATTTGCCGGAATACCGGGCAACGCGAAAACAGGCCGGAGGTTTTCTCGATCTTTGCTTCAATCCGGAACTGGCCGCCGAGGTGACGCTGCAGCCCATCAGGCGTTTCGATTTCGATGCCGCGATTATTTTCGCCGATATTCTTCTTCTGCCGCATGCGCTCGGGCGAAACCTGACTTTTACCGAGGGCGAAGGGCCAAGGCTGAATCCGCTGCGTGGCATGAAGGAAATAGAAAGTAACGACGCCGGAAATCGCCTCGATCAGGTTTTCGAATCTTTGCGGCGCGTCAGAAAAATCCTGGCGCCGGACAAGGCGCTCATCGGCTTTTGCGGCGCGCCGTGGACGGTCGCCTGCTATATGATCGATGGTCAGGGCGGCGGAGGTTTTCCGGAAACGAAGGTATTTTCTACTGAAAAGCGCGAAGAGTTTTTATATCTGCTCGATTTTCTGGCGGATGCGAGCGCCGATTATCTTTGCCGTCAGATCGAGGCCGGCGCGGATGCCGTGCAGATATTCGATAGTTGGGCGGGCCTTGCGACCGAAGAGAGTTTTCATGATTTTATTATAGCGCCCACGCGAAAAATCACTGCTCTCGTCAGAAAGAAAATTCCCGGCGCGAAGATCATAGGTTTTCCGCGCGGCGCGGGGAAAAATTACCGGAATTATGTCAAGCAAACCGGAATAGACGCCGTCGGCCTGGATCAGGATGTCGCGCTCGAACAAGCCGTTGAATTGCAGCGCGATATCGTGGTGCAGGGCAATCTCGCGCCGGAAATTCTGACGGAAGGCGGCGGCGCGATGCGCCGCGCCGTCGCGGACATATTGGAAAGGCTCGGCGGCAAACCGTTCATTTTCAATCTCGGCCATGGGATTTCCAAGGAAACGCCGCCGGATCATGTCGCCGAGCTGGTGCGCCTCGTTCGCGGCGGCTCCCAATGA